The following DNA comes from Amycolatopsis solani.
GGGGATCGCCGGTGGGATGCATGTGGATCGGCCTGGAACAACAACAGATCAGACGCATGCCGACAGTTACGTTCCCCAGCCTGTCATGCCGCCGGCTGCGCAAGGGGGTTATGAGTTCGGGCCTACTGGGCAGGCCGTCAGCAACCTTGGCGGGAACACCGGGTATAACGCCGGTGGGTACGGCACAGGCGGCTTCGGCACCGGGGGCGCGGGGAACTACAGCACCGGAACCGGCACCGGTGGCACGAACCAGCCCGGCGCACGAAACCCCGCAGGCGGACGCGGCCCAGGACCCGGCATGGGACCCGGCGTAGGCACCGGAGCACGGCTTCCCGAAGAACGCCTCCCCGGCGCCCCCGCGCGGGGCACTGCCGGGCCGCGAGGCGCCAACGGCATGCCCGTCGGCGCCCCCATGGGGAACGGTCGTGGCAAAGAAGAAGACCGCGAAAAGAAGAAAAACCCCTACCTGCAAAACCCCGATCCCGACGACACCTTCGGTGGCTTCATCGAAAAGCCGATGCCCCCGGTGATCGGTGAAAACCGGGCCAAACGGTAATGCTCAGAGCCGACCTCTCGCTCGACACCCTCCTCACCGCCCTCCGCAACGTCGGTAGCGGCGACCCGCACCCCGTCTTCGCCGGCGGGCTTCGCTACATCCCGCCGTCCGCGAAAGGCCGGATCAACCGTGAAGCCTTCGAAGAACTCAGCGAATACGGCTTCACCCAGGGCAACGCCTTCACCCCCGAATTCGAGGACATCCTCCACGTCATCGACCAACCCACGACAGCACTCCACGCCTACGCCCGCGACCTGACTGGGCAAATCGGCATTCTCTCCGCAAGAGACAGCCACACCGGCGTCACCGTCGTCTGCCGGGGCAACCGGGTCGAACTGTGTGACGCCGACGTCCACCCCGCCGACGCGCTGGTCGCGAAGCTGCCGCCCGGCAAACCTGCGCCGATCAAGCCCTTCACGGTGTCGCAAGCAGACTTCCAAGGACCGAAAGAAGTCAGTGACGTCTTCGACGACTCCCCCGCACGCAGCCGTGAGGCTAAGGAGCTCGACGCCCTGCTGAACCAGCACCACTTCGGCGTCGGGCAACTGCACAGCGACGACAAAACCCTCAGCTACCTCGACCTCGAAGCCGGACGCGTGGGCATCGCGCAAGCCGACGGGTACATCAGCGTGGTCCCCGGCGAAGCGAAACAACTGAGCAAACACCTGAAATGAAAAGGCCGCCACCCCACGAAAACGAAAGGGTGGCGGCCAAAACAAATCAGAGCGCGAAACCGCCCGAACCGGCCCAACCCAGTGCGAACGCCGGGACCAGGCCCAGCACCAAGGTCACCGCGGTGCCGAGGAAGATCGCCGTTCCGGTGCCGAAGCCCGGGACCGTTACCGAGGGGCCGTCGGCCGCCGGCTCCGAGAAGTACATCAGGACGATCACGCGGAGGTAGAAGAACGCCGCCACCGCGCTGAACACCAGGGCCACCACCACCAGCGGGGCCATTCCGTCCGACAGCGCCGCCGAGAACACCACGAACTTGCCGACAAAGCCCGAGGTCAGTGGGATCCCGGCCAACGCCAAGAGCAAGAACGTGAAGACGCCGGCCAGCAACGGGGAGCGCTTCGCCAGCCCGGCCCACGCCGAGAGGTGTGTTGCCTCGCCCGAGGAATCGCGGACCAGGCTGATCACGCCGAACGCCGCCAGGGTCGTGAAGCCGTAAGCCAGCAAGTAGAACAGCGTGCTGGACAGCCCATCCTTAGTCATCGAGATCGCGCCGATCAGCAAGAAGCCCGCGTGGGCGATCGACGAGTACGCGATCATGCGCTTGACGTCGGTCTGGGTGAGGCCCAGCACCGCGCCGATCACCATCGAGATGATCGCCACGCCCCACAGAACTCCGCGCCACTCCCACGAAGTCGACGAGAACGCCACCGACAGGACGCGCAGGATCCCGCCGAACGCCGCGACCTTCGTGCACGCCGCCATGAACGCCGTCACCGGCGTGGGGGCGCCCTGGTAGACGTCCGGGGTCCACGTGTGGAACGGGCCGACCGAACCCTTGAACAGGAGGCCGACGACCAACAGGCCGAGGCCGGCGAACAGGAGCGTGTCCGAACGGTCCGAACCGGCCGCCGCGGCGGCGATGTCGCCCAGCTTCACCGAGTTCGCGTAGCCGTAGAGGAGCGCGAGGCCGTACAGGAAGAACGCCGAGGAGAACGCGCCCAGCAGGAAGTACTTGACCGCCGACTCCTGCGAGAGCAGCCGGCGCCGGCGGGCGAGGCCGCACATCAGGTACAGCGGGAGCGACAGCACTTCCAGCGCGATGAACATCGTCAGCAGATCATTGGCCGCGCAGAACGCCATCATGCCGCCGAGGGCGAACAGCGTCAGCGGGAACACCTCGGTCTGCATGACCGTCGCCGTCTGGGCACGGTCCTGGACCGTGCCCGGGCGGATGCCGGCCTGCGCGACCAGCGCGCCGCCCGGCTCGACCACGCGGTCCGAGATCAGCAGCACCGCGCCGAGCGCCAGCGCCAGGAGCGTGCCCCAGAGGAACAGCGCCGGGCGGTCGATCGAGATCGCGCGGCTGAACGTCGTGACGCCGTCCGCCGGGGCGGAGCCGGTCGCGTACACGACCAGTGCGACGCCGGCGCCGACGATCGCCAGCAGGCTCAGGATGACCTGGGAGCGGAACCGCGAGCCCTTCGGGAAGAACGCCTCGACCAG
Coding sequences within:
- a CDS encoding ESX secretion-associated protein EspG codes for the protein MLRADLSLDTLLTALRNVGSGDPHPVFAGGLRYIPPSAKGRINREAFEELSEYGFTQGNAFTPEFEDILHVIDQPTTALHAYARDLTGQIGILSARDSHTGVTVVCRGNRVELCDADVHPADALVAKLPPGKPAPIKPFTVSQADFQGPKEVSDVFDDSPARSREAKELDALLNQHHFGVGQLHSDDKTLSYLDLEAGRVGIAQADGYISVVPGEAKQLSKHLK
- the nuoN gene encoding NADH-quinone oxidoreductase subunit NuoN, with translation MLDILLTQAPEAVQVPSVDYPAVLPVLIVFGAACLSVLVEAFFPKGSRFRSQVILSLLAIVGAGVALVVYATGSAPADGVTTFSRAISIDRPALFLWGTLLALALGAVLLISDRVVEPGGALVAQAGIRPGTVQDRAQTATVMQTEVFPLTLFALGGMMAFCAANDLLTMFIALEVLSLPLYLMCGLARRRRLLSQESAVKYFLLGAFSSAFFLYGLALLYGYANSVKLGDIAAAAAGSDRSDTLLFAGLGLLVVGLLFKGSVGPFHTWTPDVYQGAPTPVTAFMAACTKVAAFGGILRVLSVAFSSTSWEWRGVLWGVAIISMVIGAVLGLTQTDVKRMIAYSSIAHAGFLLIGAISMTKDGLSSTLFYLLAYGFTTLAAFGVISLVRDSSGEATHLSAWAGLAKRSPLLAGVFTFLLLALAGIPLTSGFVGKFVVFSAALSDGMAPLVVVALVFSAVAAFFYLRVIVLMYFSEPAADGPSVTVPGFGTGTAIFLGTAVTLVLGLVPAFALGWAGSGGFAL